One segment of Aquimarina sp. BL5 DNA contains the following:
- a CDS encoding TAT-variant-translocated molybdopterin oxidoreductase produces MSSNKKYWKSVEELKENSSIVETLQQNEFVQDIPTDEFLGDKSSLENSSTSRRDFLKYVGFSTAAASLAACEGPVIKSIPYVVQPERIVPGVANYYATTIADGFDFASVLIKTREGRPIKVENNNLATSNGEANARVHASVLSLYDSSRLQGPKKAGEDISWEDLDKEVGAKLNSLGGKQIVLLTQTFASPSTSKLIAEFKAKYNNVSHVVYDAVSSSEALDAYEMMYGERALADYDFSKVNTIVSVAADFLGDWQGGGYDSGYAEGRVPKNGKMSKHIQFEANMSLSGANADKRIKATPTQQKQVLAALYKYVTGAGSKGSLDAELDAAVVQAAKQIQKAGSNAIVVSGIQDVDAQLLVLAINKHINTKAFSEDTPRKIRQGNAKAVAQLVKDMNAGRVGGLLVAGVNPLYSLSNAAEFKAGLEKVDISVAFSMHNDETASECNYIATTPHYLESWGDVELKKGSYSLMQPTIRPLFETRQFQETLLKWTGNTATYNDYIKSAWTGVLGGTSWNQALHDGVLVKPVLAKESLETAIAAPEEDAVEVEVPVGPNIGAAARRLATAKSNGLELTLYTKTALGDGQQANNPWLQEMPDPITRASWDNYLTVSRADAESQGLINENVANGALNGSYATVTVNGVSVTAPVIIQPGQAQGSVGLALGYGKKAGLKEEMQVGVNAYTLYQNQNAVQSVTLAKAEGTHEFACVQLHNTLMGRGDIIKETTLEIFNTKDKHEWNAVPEVSKNHIEYEVTSPEVDLWDEFDRSIGHHFNLSIDLNACTGCGACVIACHAENNVPVVGKSEIRRSRDMHWLRIDRYYSSEDSFDGDNQKKNDMKGLSSSLSEFGEMEVPSDNPEVAFQPVMCQHCNHAPCETVCPVAATSHGRQGQNHMAYNRCVGTRYCANNCPYKVRRFNWFLYNENDEFDYHMNNDLGRMVLNPDVTVRSRGVMEKCSMCIQMTQKTILDAKRDGRAIKDGEFQTACSAACSSGAMTFGDINDKDSEVAKLTEDKRMYHLLEHVGTKPNVMYQTKVRNTTEA; encoded by the coding sequence ATGTCATCAAACAAGAAATACTGGAAAAGTGTTGAAGAGCTAAAGGAAAATAGCTCTATTGTTGAGACGCTACAACAAAATGAGTTCGTTCAGGATATTCCAACGGATGAGTTTTTAGGAGATAAATCATCTCTGGAAAATTCTTCGACTTCACGTCGTGATTTTCTTAAATATGTAGGTTTTAGTACAGCGGCTGCATCTTTAGCAGCTTGTGAAGGACCAGTAATTAAATCAATACCATATGTAGTACAACCAGAGAGAATTGTTCCTGGCGTTGCTAACTATTATGCAACTACAATTGCCGACGGTTTTGATTTTGCAAGTGTTTTAATTAAAACAAGAGAAGGTCGTCCGATAAAAGTAGAGAATAATAATCTAGCTACTTCTAACGGAGAAGCAAATGCTAGGGTTCATGCGTCTGTTCTGTCATTGTATGATAGTTCTCGTTTACAAGGTCCTAAAAAAGCAGGTGAAGATATTAGTTGGGAAGATCTTGATAAAGAAGTAGGTGCTAAATTAAATAGTCTTGGAGGTAAGCAAATTGTTTTGTTAACCCAGACTTTTGCTAGTCCTTCAACTTCTAAACTAATAGCAGAATTTAAAGCGAAGTATAATAACGTTTCTCACGTTGTATATGATGCTGTTTCTTCTAGTGAAGCTTTGGATGCTTATGAGATGATGTATGGTGAAAGAGCATTAGCAGATTATGATTTTTCTAAAGTAAATACTATTGTTAGTGTTGCTGCCGATTTCTTAGGGGATTGGCAAGGAGGAGGATATGATTCTGGTTATGCAGAAGGACGTGTTCCGAAAAATGGAAAAATGTCAAAGCATATTCAGTTTGAAGCAAATATGTCTCTTTCTGGAGCAAATGCAGATAAAAGAATTAAAGCTACACCTACGCAACAAAAACAGGTGTTAGCTGCATTGTATAAATATGTAACAGGTGCTGGGTCTAAAGGATCGTTAGATGCTGAATTGGATGCAGCGGTTGTGCAAGCTGCTAAACAAATTCAGAAAGCAGGCAGCAACGCTATTGTTGTATCAGGAATTCAGGATGTGGATGCACAATTATTAGTTTTAGCTATTAATAAGCATATTAATACTAAAGCTTTTAGTGAAGATACACCTCGAAAAATACGTCAAGGTAATGCTAAAGCAGTTGCTCAGTTAGTAAAAGATATGAACGCAGGACGTGTTGGAGGTCTTTTAGTAGCTGGTGTTAATCCATTGTACTCTCTTTCTAATGCGGCCGAGTTTAAAGCTGGTTTAGAAAAAGTAGATATATCGGTAGCATTTAGTATGCATAATGATGAAACTGCTTCTGAGTGTAATTATATTGCTACAACTCCACATTATTTAGAATCTTGGGGAGATGTTGAGTTAAAGAAGGGTAGCTACAGTTTAATGCAGCCTACTATTCGACCTTTATTTGAAACAAGACAGTTTCAGGAAACATTGTTAAAGTGGACTGGAAATACTGCTACATATAACGATTATATTAAAAGTGCTTGGACAGGTGTTCTTGGTGGAACTTCTTGGAATCAGGCATTACATGATGGAGTATTGGTTAAACCAGTCCTTGCTAAAGAGTCATTAGAAACTGCTATTGCTGCTCCGGAAGAAGATGCTGTAGAAGTTGAAGTACCTGTTGGTCCTAATATTGGAGCTGCGGCAAGAAGATTGGCTACAGCAAAATCAAATGGACTAGAACTTACTTTATATACGAAGACTGCATTAGGTGATGGACAACAGGCGAACAATCCTTGGTTACAAGAGATGCCTGACCCAATTACTAGAGCATCTTGGGACAACTACTTAACTGTATCAAGAGCAGATGCAGAATCTCAAGGATTAATAAATGAGAATGTTGCTAATGGTGCTTTAAACGGAAGCTATGCCACTGTTACGGTTAATGGTGTTAGTGTAACTGCACCGGTAATTATTCAGCCTGGACAAGCTCAAGGATCTGTAGGTTTAGCTTTAGGGTATGGTAAGAAAGCTGGTCTTAAAGAAGAAATGCAAGTTGGTGTAAATGCATATACATTATATCAAAACCAAAATGCTGTCCAATCCGTTACGTTAGCAAAAGCTGAAGGTACGCACGAATTTGCTTGCGTGCAATTACATAATACACTAATGGGTCGTGGTGATATCATCAAAGAAACGACTTTAGAGATATTTAATACAAAAGATAAGCACGAATGGAACGCAGTTCCAGAAGTGAGCAAGAATCATATAGAATATGAAGTGACTTCTCCAGAAGTTGATCTTTGGGATGAATTTGATCGTTCAATCGGGCATCATTTTAATCTTTCTATTGATTTAAATGCTTGTACTGGATGCGGAGCTTGTGTGATTGCTTGTCACGCGGAAAATAACGTTCCTGTTGTAGGTAAATCAGAAATTCGTAGATCACGTGATATGCACTGGTTGCGTATTGACCGTTATTATTCTTCAGAAGATAGCTTTGATGGCGATAATCAAAAGAAGAATGACATGAAAGGGCTAAGTAGTTCTTTGTCTGAGTTTGGAGAAATGGAAGTGCCTTCTGATAATCCAGAAGTTGCATTCCAACCAGTAATGTGTCAGCATTGTAATCACGCACCTTGTGAAACTGTTTGTCCTGTTGCGGCAACATCTCACGGAAGACAAGGTCAGAATCATATGGCTTATAACCGTTGTGTAGGTACTAGATATTGTGCAAATAACTGTCCTTACAAAGTACGTAGGTTTAACTGGTTCTTGTATAACGAAAATGACGAGTTTGATTACCATATGAATAACGATTTAGGTCGTATGGTATTAAATCCTGATGTTACTGTTCGTTCTAGAGGAGTTATGGAAAAATGTTCTATGTGTATTCAAATGACACAAAAGACAATTTTGGATGCTAAGAGAGATGGAAGAGCTATTAAGGATGGGGAATTCCAAACGGCTTGTTCGGCGGCTTGTTCTTCTGGAGCTATGACATTCGGTGATATAAATGATAAGGATAGTGAAGTAGCTAAATTAACAGAGGATAAACGTATGTATCACTTACTGGAGCACGTAGGTACTAAACCGAATGTGATGTATCAGACGAAAGTAAGAAATACTACAGAAGCCTAA